From one Gossypium hirsutum isolate 1008001.06 chromosome D08, Gossypium_hirsutum_v2.1, whole genome shotgun sequence genomic stretch:
- the LOC121219965 gene encoding histone-lysine N-methyltransferase, H3 lysine-79 specific-like — protein sequence MARKAKQDDNGNYQCSDCNKLFSSFDEMRRKVVEVHTLEMRMREKNRVTCLKRKEEARKEQRKREEKNRNLAKEMQKKKEKKQKQKQKQNQDEKTKKKKKKENEKMKFGSKKVISSVAARPSVYPSRSSPSASVPVISTIAFSASSDLLCRLLRSNLLKGLVPT from the exons ATGGCGCGGAAAGCCAAGCAAGATGATAATGGCAACTACCAATGCAGTGATTGCAATAAACTTTTTAGTTCTTTCGACGAGATGAGACGTAAGGTGGTTGAGGTGCATACTTTAGAGATGCGCATGAGGGAAAAGAATCGAGTTACttgtttgaaaagaaaagaggaggcACGGAAGGAGCAAAGGAAACGTGAAGAAAAGAACAGAAACCTAGCTAAAGAAatgcaaaaaaagaaagaaaagaaacagaagcaaaaacaaaaacaaaaccagGACGAgaagacgaagaagaagaagaagaaggagaatgAGAAGATGAAATTTGGCTCTAAGAAAG TGATCTCCAGCGTCGCTGCCCGTCCATCTGTTTACCCGTCCCGCTCTAGCCCATCAGCGTCCGTTCCAGTGATCTCCACTATCGCCTTTTCCGCTTCTAGTGATCTCCTCTGTCGCCTTCTCCGCTCCAACCTGCTCAAGGGGTTGGTTCCCACTTGA